CCCGGAGCCGCCCGCGACCCCGGCCGAACCCATCGTCACCGCGCCGCTGTTCCTGCAGCCCGAGGTGCCGTCCGCGGTCGAGGACGAGGAGGAGAGCCGTCCGCGTCGTCGGCGTGTCCGTCGCAGCGCGAAGACCGCCGACCAGCCCGTGGTCGAGGACGAGCAGACCACCGGCACCGTCGAGGAACCGGCCGCCGAGACCGAGACCGAGGCCGAGGACACTGCGGCGGCCCGGAGCGAGGACGAGCAGGACGATCAGCAGCCGCGCCGCCGTCGCCGCGGACGTCGGGGCCGGGGCCGTGGTCGCGGGGACGGTGCCGACGCCGAGCTGCAGGGCGAGGACGACTCGGAGACCGAGGCCACCGAGAAGGCCGCGAGCACCGAGAAGGCTGCGACCGCCGAGAAGACCGAGACCGTCGACGCTGAGGCCGAGGGCGCTGCCGAGACCGACGAGTCCGCCGAGGACACGAGCTCCGAGGACGACGAGGAACAGGGCGGTGAGGAGACCGCCGAGGGCGGCACCTCGCGACGCCGTCGCCGCCGTCGCCGTCGCCGTGGTTCGGCCGACACCGAGACCACGACCACCGAGGACGACTCGATCCCCACGGTCGTCCACGAGCGTGAACCGCGCACCCGCACCCGCGCCAAGGACGAGGTCCAGGGCATCAGCGGGTCGACCCGCCTCGAGGCGAAGCGTCAGCGGCGCCGCGACGGCCGGGAGGCCGGACGTCGTCGTCCGCCGATCCTCACCGAGTCGGAGTTCCTCGCCCGCCGCGAGTCCGTCGACCGGGTGATGGTCGTGCGCGAGCGCACCGGTGGCCAGCACGCCGGGATGACGCAGGTCGCGGTGCTCGAGGACGGCATCCTCGTCGAACACTTCGTCACCACCTCCGGGTCGGCGTCGATGGTCGGCAACATCTATCTCGGCCGCGTCCAGAACGTGCTGCCCTCCATGGAGGCGGCGTTCATCGACATCGGCCGCGGCCGCAACGGCGTGCTCTACGCCGGTGAGGTGAACTGGGAGGCCGCGGGCCTCGGCGGCAACTCGCGCAAGATCGAGCAGGCCCTCAAGCCCGGCGACCAGGTGGTCGTGCAGGTCAGCAAGGACCCGGTCGGCCACAAGGGTGCGCGCCTGACCACCCAGATCAGCCTCGCCGGACGCTTCCTGGTGTACGTGCCGGGCGGATCGTCGACGGGCATCAGCCGCAAGCTGCCCGACACCGAGCGCAAGCGCCTGAAGGACATCCTCCGCGAGATCGTCCCGGCCGATGCCGGTGTGATCATCCGGACCGCCGCCGAGGGCGTCAGCGAGGAGGAACTCTCCCGCGACGTCACCCGTCTGCAGACGCAGTGGGAGTCCATCCGCGAGCAGGCCGAGAAGCTGCAGGCCGACGCGTCGGGCCAGCCGAAGACCCTCTACGAGGAGCCCGACCTGCTCGTGAAGGTCGTGCGCGACCTCTTCAACGAGGACTTCTCGAAGCTCGTCATCGAGGGCGAGTCCGCGTGGAACACCGTCGAGGGTTACATCCGCACGGTCGCCCCGGACCTGCTGCCGCGCGTCGAGCGTTACGAGTCGAAGAACTCGGTGGACGTCTTCGCCGCCCACCGCATCGACGAGCAGCTCGCCAAGGCACTCGACCGCAAGGTGTGGCTGCCCTCGGGCGGCACCCTCGTCATCGACCGCACCGAGGCGATGACGGTGATCGACGTCAACACCGGCAAGTTCACCGGCTCGGGCGGCAACCTCGAGGAGACGGTCACCCGCAACAACCTCGAGGCCGCCGAGGAGATCGTCCGCCAGATGCGTCTGCGCGACATCGGCGGCATGATCGTCGTCGACTTCATCGACATGGTGCTCGAGTCGAACCGCGATCTGGTGCTGCGGCGCCTCACCGAGGCCCTGGGCCGGGACCGCACCCGCCACCAGGTCTCGGAGGTCACCTCGCTCGGTCTCGTGCAGATGACCCGCAAGCGGCTCGGCACCGGGCTCGTCGAGGCGTTCTCCACCACCTGCGAGCACTGCAACGGCCGCGGAATCATCGTCCACTCGGAGCCCATCGAGTCGAAGCACTCCGACGACTCGAACCGCTCCTCGGGTGGCTCGCGCCGCAAGCGGGGACGGGACAAGAGCGCCGCCGAACCGGCGCCCGCCGCCGAACCCCAGGTGCACCATCCGTCGCCGGAGGAGGTCGCCAAGCGCGCCGCCCATCCGGTGGCCCTCGCGATGGCCGCCCACCAGGCGGAGACGCATCCGGACGAGGCTCCGCAGTCCGAGACCCAGCAGTCCGAGACCCAGCAGTCCGGGTCCCAGCAGGCCGACAGCGCTGCCGAGGCCCCGGCCGCTGCCGACCCGGTGAAGGTCGCCGAGCCGCTGCAGGCGGTCGAGCAGGAGAAGGTCGCCGCGGAGGGTCGCGAGACCCCCAGCGGGGAGGACCACACCACCGTGACGACCCCCGCGGACGAACCGCAGGAGGTCGAAGCGGAGGTGGCGGCTGCCGAGGAGGCGGTCGAACCGGCCCCGGTCGCGTCCGCTCCGGCGGCCCGTCCCGCCGAGACCGGAACGAGTCCGGAGACCGCACCGCGGCGTCGCAGGGCCCGCAGGGTCGCCCGCGCGGCGGCCGCACCCACCGGCGACGGGGACTCCGCCGCCAAGGTGTTCGTCATCCCGGTGACCGCCACCGACAGCGCCCCCGAGGCGCCGGCGGTCCCGGCGGCCGACACCCCCGTCGAGATCGTGCGGCGGCCGCGGGTGCGGCGCGCTGCGGGACGCCCGGCGGGACCCCCGGTCGACGCCGAGGCGTAGACCACTCGGGGAGGACCACTCGGGGGAGACCGCGGTGACCGGAACGTGATGTCCGGTGCCGGGTCGGCCTGTGCCGGCCCGGCACCGGAGACATGTGCCGGTCCGGCACGGGACACCCCGGGGCCCGGTTTGACCCCGAGAGTCACCGTCCCGTAATCTTGTTCAGTCGCTACTCGGCGATGCTGCCCGGCTGCGTCCGAACACGGGATGGTGGCGGGACCCGAGTCAGCAACCACACCAGACCAGTCGCGTTCGCAACACTGTGGCGCGAGAACGTTCGAAGAAGCAAGGGGTAGCCGTCCGATGGCAACGTACGCGATCGTCAAGACCGGCGGTAAGCAGTACAAGGTCGCTGAAGGCGACCTCGTCAAGGTCGAGAAGATCGAGGGTGAGCCCGGCGCTGCTGTCTCGCTCGCCCCGGTCCTCGTCGTCGACGGATCCGAACTGACCACCGATGCCGACAAGCTGGCCAAGGTCACGGTCACCGGCGAGATCGTCGAGCACACCAAGGGCCCGAAGATCCGCATCCACAAGTTCAAGAACAAGACCGGCTACCACAAGCGTCAGGGTCACCGTCAGAAGCTGACGGTCGTCAAGGTCACCGGCATCAAGTAATTCGAGCTTCGAGCTTCACCCTCAGGAGGGTTCGTCATGGCACACAAGAAGGGTGCATCCAGCTCCCGTAACGGTCGCGATTCGAACGCCAAGCGACTCGGCGTCAAGCGCTTCGGTGGCCAGGCCGTCAACGCCGGCGAGATCATCGTGCGCCAGCGCGGCACCCACTTCCACCCCGGCGTGAACGTCGGACGTGGCGGCGACGACACGCTGTTCGCTCTCGCTGCCGGTGCCGTCGAGTTCGGCACCAAGCGCGGTCGCAAGACCATCAACATCGTCCCGGTTGCGGCAGAGGCCTGATCTGCCGTCCGATGAGGACACCGCGGGGGCTGCCCTCGCGACATACTCCCAATAGGGGCGGGCCAGGGTCGCACACCCTGACCCGCCCCTGTTGCGTTGTTCACCAAGGTTGTTTTTCGGACGGAGAGAAGGTCCACCCATGTCCCGCTTCATCGACCGGGTGGTGCTGCACGTCAGCGCCGGTAAGGGCGGTAACGGCTGTGCCTCCGTCCACCGCGAGAAGTTCAAGCCGCTCGGCGGCCCCGACGGTGGTAACGGAGGCAACGGCGGTGACGTCGTCCTCGAGGTCGACCGCAACGTGCACACCCTGCTCGACTTCCACTTCCACCAGCACGCCAAGGCGTCCAACGGCGCCCAGGGCGCCGGCGGCAACCGCAACGGCGCCAACGGCGGCGACCTGGTCCTGAAGGTCCCGGACGGCACCGTCGTGCTCGACCGCAACGGCCGCATCCTCGCCGACCTCGTCGGTGAGGGCACCCGCTTCGTCGCCGCACACGGTGGTCGCGGTGGACTCGGCAACGCCGCCCTCGCCTCGAAGGCCCGCAAGGCCCCCGGCTTCGCCCTGCTCGGCGAGGAGGGCGAAGAGCTCGACCTCGTCCTCGAACTGAAGTCCGTCGCCGACGTCGGTCTCGTCGGGTTCCCCTCCGCCGGCAAGTCGTCGCTGGTGTCGGTGCTCTCGGCGGCCAAGCCGAAGATCGCCGACTACCCGTTCACCACGCTCGTCCCGAATCTCGGGGTGGTGCAGTCCGGCGACGTCACCTTCACCGTCGCCGACGTCCCGGGCCTGATCCCCGGCGCCAGCGAGGGCCGTGGTCTCGGCCTCGACTTCCTCCGCCACCTCGAGCGGTGCGCCGTGCTCGCCCACGTCGTCGACTGCGCGACCCTCGAACCCGGCCGCGATCCGATCTCCGACATCGACGCCCTCGAGGCGGAGCTCGCCGCCTACCAGCCGGCGCTGGCCGGCGACAGCGGCCTCGGCGACCTCGCCGAACGCCCCCGCATCGTCATCCTGAACAAGGCCGACGTGCCCGACGCGAAGGAACTCGCCGAGTTCGTCACCCCCGAACTCGAGGCCCGCGGCTGGCCGGTGTTCACCATCTCCGCCGTGAGCCGCGAGGGCCTGCGGCCGCTGACCTTCGCGCTGGCCCGGATGGTCGCCGAGTACCGAGAGGCGCACCCGCCGGCCGAACCGACCCGCCCGGTGATCCGTCCCGTCCCGCGCGACGAGGAGAGCTTCACCGTCGTGCCCGACCCCGAGGTGCCCGGCGGCTTCGTCGTCCGCGGTACCCGGCCCGAGCGGTGGGTGCGGCAGACGGCCTTCGACAACGACGAAGCGGTGGGATACCTCGCCGACCGGCTCGCCCGTCTCGGCGTCGAGGACAAGCTCGTCGAGCTCGGCGCGGAACCGGGCTGCTCCGTCACCATCGGCGACGTCAGCTTCGAGTGGGAGCCGCAGACCCAGGCCGGCGTGGACATCGTGCCCACGGGCCGCGGCACCGACGCCCGCCTCGACCGGGTGGACCGCGTCAGCGCCACCGAACGCCGCCACGCCAAGAAGGTCCGGCGCGGCCTGGCCACGGACGACGATTTCGAATAGCGGGTCGCGGCGCCACCGCTCCCGCAGGTAGCAGGAAAACAGGAGAACATGAGCGACACCCGGGAGGTCATCTCCCACGCCCGCACCGTCGTGGTCAAGATCGGATCCTCGGCGATCACCAGTCTCGTGGGCGGACTCGACCACGCCCGGCTCGACCGTCTCGTCGACGCCCTCGAAGCTCGTATCCAGGCGGGATCCAGCGTGGTCGTCGTGTCCTCCGGCGCCGTCGGGGCCGGGCTCGCGCCGCTCGGCCTGACCACCCGGCCGCGCGACCTCGCCACCAAGCAGGCCGCCGCGAGCGTCGGGCAGCTCGCCGTCGCCGACGCCTGGGGCAACTCCTTCGCCCGCTACGGCCGCGTCGTCGGGCAGGTGCTGCTCACCGCCGACGACATCGGACGCCGCACCCAGCACCGCAACGCCCAACGCACCCTCGACCGGCTCCGCTCCCTCGGGGCGATCCCGGTGGTCAACGAGAACGACACCGTCGCCACCGTCGAACTGCGGTTCGGCGACAACGACCGGCTCGCCGCGCTCGTCGCGCATCTCGTCGGCGCCGACGCGCTGATCCTGCTGTCCGACGTCGACGGCCTCTACGACGGCGATCCGCGCAAGGGCGCTGCCAACCTCATCCCCGAGGTGAACTCACCCGAGGACCTCGACGGTGTGGTCGCCGGATCGGGCGGTGCCCTCGGCACGGGCGGGATGGCCTCGAAGCTGTCCGCCGCGCGCCTGGCCGCCGACTCGGGTGTGCCGGTGCTGCTCACCTCGGCGTCCCAGGCCGACCGCGCCCTCGGCGCCGCCGATGTCGGCACCGCCTTCGCGGCGCGCCCCCAGCGGATGTCCGCCCGGCGCTTCTGGGTGCGGCACGCCGCCGACGTCCACGGCGCCCTGCACCTCGACGAAGGGGCGGTGCGCGCGGTGACCGACCGTCGCCGGTCGCTGCTCGCCGCCGGCATCACCGGCATGAGCGGCAGCTTCCACGCCGGCGACGTGGTGGGTCTGGTCGCTCCCGACGGCCGTACCGTCGCGCGCGGGGTGGTGGCCTACGACCAGTCCGAACTCGACTTCATGATCGGGTTCTCCACCAGCCAGCTGCCGCCCGACCTGCAGCGGCCCGTGGTGCACGCCGACGATCTCGTGCGGGTCTGAACCGGCCCGTCCTCAGGACCGGGCGGCGACCGCCTCGGCGAGCGCCGAGAGGGTCTCGGAGGTGCCCGCCTCGATCTTCACCGCGGCCCTCGCGTCGCCGCGGGTGGGCCCCCGGTTGACCACCGCCACGGGGATGCCGCGCTGCACCGCGCGGCGGACGAACCGCAGCCCGGACTGCACCGCCAGGGAACTGCCCGCGACGAGCAGCGCGTCGGCCTCGTCGACCAGACCGAAGGCCTGCTCCACCCGCGGGCGCGGCACGATCTCCCCGAAGTAGACGATGTCGGGTTTGAGCATCCCGCCGCACCCCTCGCAGTCGACCACCACGAAATCGGTGGTGTCCGCGACGACGGCGTCGGCGTCCGGCGCGACTTCCAGACCCGTCGTCTCGTGGACCCGCCGGTGGAAATCCGGGTTCGCGGCGGTGAGCCGCTCGTGCAGAGTGAACCGCGAGATGCGGTGATCGCACACCAGGCACCGG
This region of Rhodococcus sp. Z13 genomic DNA includes:
- a CDS encoding translation initiation factor IF-2 N-terminal domain-containing protein; the protein is MADREPPENNSIESTEAGGRNVLGLPAKIRVHALAKLLGLTSKQVIAKAAERGTELRSAHSTLPRDVAEDLHAALSSTEGEEPAPAVAPAPAEPEATEATEPEVVESEAAEPAAEEAVQVPPVGGPTGLFTSAEQSTPLFEIPEPPATPAEPIVTAPLFLQPEVPSAVEDEEESRPRRRRVRRSAKTADQPVVEDEQTTGTVEEPAAETETEAEDTAAARSEDEQDDQQPRRRRRGRRGRGRGRGDGADAELQGEDDSETEATEKAASTEKAATAEKTETVDAEAEGAAETDESAEDTSSEDDEEQGGEETAEGGTSRRRRRRRRRRGSADTETTTTEDDSIPTVVHEREPRTRTRAKDEVQGISGSTRLEAKRQRRRDGREAGRRRPPILTESEFLARRESVDRVMVVRERTGGQHAGMTQVAVLEDGILVEHFVTTSGSASMVGNIYLGRVQNVLPSMEAAFIDIGRGRNGVLYAGEVNWEAAGLGGNSRKIEQALKPGDQVVVQVSKDPVGHKGARLTTQISLAGRFLVYVPGGSSTGISRKLPDTERKRLKDILREIVPADAGVIIRTAAEGVSEEELSRDVTRLQTQWESIREQAEKLQADASGQPKTLYEEPDLLVKVVRDLFNEDFSKLVIEGESAWNTVEGYIRTVAPDLLPRVERYESKNSVDVFAAHRIDEQLAKALDRKVWLPSGGTLVIDRTEAMTVIDVNTGKFTGSGGNLEETVTRNNLEAAEEIVRQMRLRDIGGMIVVDFIDMVLESNRDLVLRRLTEALGRDRTRHQVSEVTSLGLVQMTRKRLGTGLVEAFSTTCEHCNGRGIIVHSEPIESKHSDDSNRSSGGSRRKRGRDKSAAEPAPAAEPQVHHPSPEEVAKRAAHPVALAMAAHQAETHPDEAPQSETQQSETQQSGSQQADSAAEAPAAADPVKVAEPLQAVEQEKVAAEGRETPSGEDHTTVTTPADEPQEVEAEVAAAEEAVEPAPVASAPAARPAETGTSPETAPRRRRARRVARAAAAPTGDGDSAAKVFVIPVTATDSAPEAPAVPAADTPVEIVRRPRVRRAAGRPAGPPVDAEA
- the rpmA gene encoding 50S ribosomal protein L27, which produces MAHKKGASSSRNGRDSNAKRLGVKRFGGQAVNAGEIIVRQRGTHFHPGVNVGRGGDDTLFALAAGAVEFGTKRGRKTINIVPVAAEA
- a CDS encoding Sir2 family NAD-dependent protein deacetylase, with the protein product MIDLSPSLHDLHALLEGRRVAVLTGAGVSTDSGIPDYRGPGSPPRNPMTLQQFVGDPVFRQRYWARNHVGWKHMDAARPNAGHRALVALERAGKVVGVITQNVDLLHTKAGSRRVVDLHGTYAQVRCLVCDHRISRFTLHERLTAANPDFHRRVHETTGLEVAPDADAVVADTTDFVVVDCEGCGGMLKPDIVYFGEIVPRPRVEQAFGLVDEADALLVAGSSLAVQSGLRFVRRAVQRGIPVAVVNRGPTRGDARAAVKIEAGTSETLSALAEAVAARS
- the rplU gene encoding 50S ribosomal protein L21, with the protein product MATYAIVKTGGKQYKVAEGDLVKVEKIEGEPGAAVSLAPVLVVDGSELTTDADKLAKVTVTGEIVEHTKGPKIRIHKFKNKTGYHKRQGHRQKLTVVKVTGIK
- the proB gene encoding glutamate 5-kinase, with protein sequence MSDTREVISHARTVVVKIGSSAITSLVGGLDHARLDRLVDALEARIQAGSSVVVVSSGAVGAGLAPLGLTTRPRDLATKQAAASVGQLAVADAWGNSFARYGRVVGQVLLTADDIGRRTQHRNAQRTLDRLRSLGAIPVVNENDTVATVELRFGDNDRLAALVAHLVGADALILLSDVDGLYDGDPRKGAANLIPEVNSPEDLDGVVAGSGGALGTGGMASKLSAARLAADSGVPVLLTSASQADRALGAADVGTAFAARPQRMSARRFWVRHAADVHGALHLDEGAVRAVTDRRRSLLAAGITGMSGSFHAGDVVGLVAPDGRTVARGVVAYDQSELDFMIGFSTSQLPPDLQRPVVHADDLVRV
- the obgE gene encoding GTPase ObgE, which produces MSRFIDRVVLHVSAGKGGNGCASVHREKFKPLGGPDGGNGGNGGDVVLEVDRNVHTLLDFHFHQHAKASNGAQGAGGNRNGANGGDLVLKVPDGTVVLDRNGRILADLVGEGTRFVAAHGGRGGLGNAALASKARKAPGFALLGEEGEELDLVLELKSVADVGLVGFPSAGKSSLVSVLSAAKPKIADYPFTTLVPNLGVVQSGDVTFTVADVPGLIPGASEGRGLGLDFLRHLERCAVLAHVVDCATLEPGRDPISDIDALEAELAAYQPALAGDSGLGDLAERPRIVILNKADVPDAKELAEFVTPELEARGWPVFTISAVSREGLRPLTFALARMVAEYREAHPPAEPTRPVIRPVPRDEESFTVVPDPEVPGGFVVRGTRPERWVRQTAFDNDEAVGYLADRLARLGVEDKLVELGAEPGCSVTIGDVSFEWEPQTQAGVDIVPTGRGTDARLDRVDRVSATERRHAKKVRRGLATDDDFE